CCAGGTAGCCTGCGGGAGTTCTTCTTAGGAATGTCGAATCAATGGCTCTGTATCAAGCAAAGCAAATCAAGCAAAGCCAATCACGCATATTCGGGGGCGTAAATCCCCATGTCGCTTGAAGGCAACGGTGCACGAAAGCACTTGTGATGGTCTTTGGACGACGCTTGGTTGCCTCTCTTGATACTAACGTAGCGGAACTCGTCCGGAGGTTTGGCTGTTCTCGAAAACGCCGATGTGATGGCAACTTTCCCTACGTCATTGCCATCATGCACTGTTCTTATGGGCCTTGGCAACGATGAAATGAAAGGCCGGTGGGTTTCCTTCGGAGGTTATGCAGCAGCCTGATTTGCACTAGAAATCGGGAACGACTTGACTACAACGAAATCGCGGGATCGACAATTCGTCGCCTGGTTTCTTCACCTCGGAACCCCCTCTTATGACGAAACAAATCGTATCGAAGTTGCTGGTTGTTGGTCTGTTTTTCGCGATATTTAGCAACGCAATGGTCGTCATCGCTGATGAATCTCGCTTGCCTCTCGGTGCCCCTGCCGGTGGTGAGCGACTGATATTCACGAAGTCGATTTCGCCGGAAAACATCGGTTCGTATGTTGCTGGGAAATTGAAACACAGCATCGAATCGAGCGGAAAAGTCACGATTGAACAAGCAAATTTGAAGGATGTTGAATCAGTTGCGATCACGGTTTTCGACCAACCACGCAACACCTGGGATGCGAGTTTGTCGGCTAAATCCGACGTTGCAATTGCCAAAGGTGATTGCGTTTTGATCGGACTTTGGGTGCGTGGCGAGTCGCTTTCGAAGCAGGGCGAGGTGATTGAAGGTGATGGCAGCGTTGTCGAAGTGGTGTTTGAAAAACGCAGTTCGCCGCATACCAAAAGTGTTCAATATCTGGTCGAAACCACTCCGGGCAACCAGTGGAAACACGTGTGGGTCCGATGTCTTTCGAAAGAGGATTATGCGGCTGGCGAATGTGGTGTTGGGCTGCAAATTGGATACTCACCTCAGCGGATTGAGATTGCTGGGCTGGAGGTTTGGAAGTATCCCGCCGGCACCGATCTGGAGTCCCTGCCGATGTCGCCACGGTCGTACGCCGGCCGCGAACTGGACGCGCCTTGGCGAATCGAAGCCGATGCCCGCATCGAGAAACACCGTAAGTGCGACTTGAAGTTGTCGGTTGTGGATGCGAGCGGGAATCCGCTTTCGGGCCAGCCTGTCTCGATTCGACAAACCAAGCATGCTTTTCGTTTTGGAACTGCCGCAAGTGTTGGCATGATCGGGCGCACGGACAGCGACGCGACTAAGTACCGAGCGGTTCTGAAAGAGCTGTTCAACGTGGTCACCATCGAGAACGGTCTGAAATGGGAGTTTTGGGATAAGAAGACGAGCAAGGAACATGACCAAGTGCTGTCGGCGATTGACTGGTGCAACGAACAGGACGTCGATGTCCGAGGACATGTGCTGGTGTGGCCGGCGCAGAAGAACTCGCCGAAGTGGATTACGTCGCTCTACAACGATCCCGTCGCACTGAAGCAGGTTGTCAACACTCATATTCGCGAAATGGGCTACGCGACTCGCGGACGCGTTACCGAGTGGGATGTATTGAATGAGACCTTCGACAATCGCGAGTTCGAAGAACATCTTGGACCGGAGTGTTTTTCAGAGTTCTTTCAGGTCACCGAGGGAGTCCTTCCCGATACGGATCTTTACTACAACGACTACGCCGGTTTGGTCCGCGCGGGGGTGAACACCTACCACAAAGATCACTTCGAAATGACGATTCAACGGTTAATCGATGAGGGAGCTCCCATCGACGGAATCGGCATTCAGGGACACTTCGGCGAGATCTTAACGCCACCGCATCGAATCGTTCGTGAACTCGATCGATGGGGCAAGTTCGGCAAGAAGATCATGATCACAGAGTTCGACATTGGGGTGTCTGATCAAAAGCTGATGGCCGACTTCACTCGCGATTTCTTGACGTCATGCTTTTCGCATCCGGACGTTGACGGTGTTGTCACATGGGGCTTCTGGGCTGGCTCGCATTGGCGTCCCGATTCCGCGCTGTACGACAGGGAATGGAATCTAACGCCATTCGGAGAAGCCTGGGTCGGGCTCACGAATCAAAAGTGGAAAACCAACCTGGACACCACGTTGGATGATTCGGGTTCGACAAGCCATCGTGTCTTTAAGGGTGATTATCAAATCACCGTTGGGGACCACACATGGGAAGTTGAAGCAAATGAAGACCATGATGTCACACTGACGCTGCCAATGGTCGATTGAACGGCCTGCCAGCGAGACCTACTTGTCAGCGTGCTTCATCCGTTAGCCTGGTTCATAAGGCACGGATCATGCGGATTTGCATTGCCGGCGATTTGCTTGTCTGTGCTTGGAAAAGCATCTTGGCCAGGCTTGGCGTGCACTCAGCCTTCCAGCATTTTTCGCATCTGCAGTGACACGTCAGGTTGCTCGTAGACGGTGTCGACCATCTTTTCGTACGTTTCGGCAAACCGCTTGTTGTCTGCCAAATCGCCGAATACGGCTTTCACTTTCAGGAACGATAATCGGTCGTCGCTGGTTTGCTGAGCGGCTTGGTGAAGTGTGTCCTTCAGTTCGTCGACGATTTCCAGTTCATCACCATGTTGGTTGATTCCCTTGTCGCTGTAGTAGCACCAAGTTGCCAAAACCAATGCAGCAAATTCGATGCTGCCACCCTTGTCGAGGTTTTCCTTGACGGTGGGAATTAGGAACACGGGCAGCTTGCTAGAACTTTCCAGGCAGATGCGGGCCAAATTGTCTTTGATGTTAGGGTTCCCGAATCGCTCAATCAGGGTGTCCTTGTACGCATCGAGATCGATGCCTGTGACCTCATCTAAGGTTGGCGTCGCTTCGATGTCCATGAACTTGCGTAAGTAGGTCGAAAACAGTGTGTCTGAAACGCACTCATCGATGGTGCCGTGACCGTAGATGGAACCCAGAATTCCTAGAACGGAGTGGCCTGCGTTGAGCAAACGAAGTTTCATTTTTTCATAGGGAGTGACGTCGGGAACGAACTGCGCCCCGACCTTCTCCCAAGGCG
The sequence above is drawn from the Neorhodopirellula lusitana genome and encodes:
- a CDS encoding endo-1,4-beta-xylanase codes for the protein MTKQIVSKLLVVGLFFAIFSNAMVVIADESRLPLGAPAGGERLIFTKSISPENIGSYVAGKLKHSIESSGKVTIEQANLKDVESVAITVFDQPRNTWDASLSAKSDVAIAKGDCVLIGLWVRGESLSKQGEVIEGDGSVVEVVFEKRSSPHTKSVQYLVETTPGNQWKHVWVRCLSKEDYAAGECGVGLQIGYSPQRIEIAGLEVWKYPAGTDLESLPMSPRSYAGRELDAPWRIEADARIEKHRKCDLKLSVVDASGNPLSGQPVSIRQTKHAFRFGTAASVGMIGRTDSDATKYRAVLKELFNVVTIENGLKWEFWDKKTSKEHDQVLSAIDWCNEQDVDVRGHVLVWPAQKNSPKWITSLYNDPVALKQVVNTHIREMGYATRGRVTEWDVLNETFDNREFEEHLGPECFSEFFQVTEGVLPDTDLYYNDYAGLVRAGVNTYHKDHFEMTIQRLIDEGAPIDGIGIQGHFGEILTPPHRIVRELDRWGKFGKKIMITEFDIGVSDQKLMADFTRDFLTSCFSHPDVDGVVTWGFWAGSHWRPDSALYDREWNLTPFGEAWVGLTNQKWKTNLDTTLDDSGSTSHRVFKGDYQITVGDHTWEVEANEDHDVTLTLPMVD